Part of the Parcubacteria group bacterium genome, AAAGATTGGTGACACTGTATCCTTCAACAGGAATGCTGTCGACGCTTTTATCCAAAAGCTCGAAAGTGCCGTGGAAACGGCGCTTGCACTCAACGAAGTGGACGGGTTAAAGGAGGCGCTCCGTTCATTGCGTACATCCATCTCGCACTTCTGGCAAAAAGAAGTAAAAGGCAAGGAGGAACTCCAAGATTACAAGACACTCGAGAAGGAGTTGAAAACAACAGAAGAAGCCTTTAAGGAACTCTCTTCGGAGGAGGCTAAGATTCAAGAAGAGCGTGCTCGTAAAGCTCGAACGCTTGAGGAGGAGCGTGGGGACGAGAGGAAATTTGAACACGAGCTGTTTGCATTGCGAAGCCGCAGGAGTGAACTACTCACTCGTCTTGAACTACTACGCGTTGACGAGGAAAAACTCAGAGGAGAAGCCGCCTCACTCAAGGAGACACTTCGTGAGGTTGGGCTTTGGTTGGGCCGTGATGCAATCTCTTTTGATAAGACAGCGTATGCGTTTACCCCTGACGAGCCGCGCGCGAAACAAGAAGAACGCAAATGGAAGATAGAGCGGATAAAGATCAAAATTGAAGATATTGGGGGAGGGGATGATATCAAAAAGGAGTACGAGGAGGTTGCCTCTCGAGAAGAGTATTTGAGTCGCGAACTCCTTGACCTTGAAAAAAGTGCTGACGCCCTCGCTGGTCTTATTGAAGAGCTGAGCAAGAAGATCGATGCCGAGTTTAAAGATGGTATACAAAAAATCAACAAGGAGTTCCAGAGACTTTTTGTTTTGATGTTCGGGGGTGGTACCGCGGCACTCAAAATCGTTGCCCCCCCTCCAAAAAAGAAAAAGCGACTTCTTGACGAGTTAGAAAGTGCCGATGTTCAATCTGAGGAAATTCCAGGTGACGAAGTAGAGGAGGAAGAGGGGGTTGAGATTACAATAAACCTACCGTCCAAAAAGATTCGCGGGCTCCAGGCCCTTTCAGGGGGGGAGCGTTCGCTGACCTCAATTGCGCTTATTTTTGCCATAACCAACGTCAATCCGCCCCCATTTCTCTTGCTTGATGAGACAGACGCCGCTCTTGATGAATCAAACTCACGAAAGTTTGGCAATATGATCCATGAACTCTCTGAGAAGACACAGTTCATTATCATTACTCACAACCGAGAAACAATGACGCGAGCGGGGGTTTTATACGGTATTACCTCGGGCTCCGAAGGAGTATCGCGAGTGCTGTCCGTCAAGCTTGAAGAGGCTGTGGGGATTGCCCAATAAACAAGCTCTAGTGGCGATTTTCTAGGGCGCTTTTTATTGTATCCTCGTCGGAATATTCGAGCTCTGTCCCCGTCGAGAGGCCACGTCCGAGAGTTGAGAAGAATATGTTATTTTTTTGGACAAGGGGGGCGAGGGCTTTTTTGAGCTCAAGCACTGTGTAATCTCCCTCGGGATTGGCTGAAAGTGCAAATACAATCTCCTTAAGGCCTCGCGAGGCCTCTTTTTCGAGGCGAAGACGCAATTCGGGAAGTCGTACTAATGTCTTTCCTTCACCACTCAAGGGTAGCCGTCCGTTGAGTACAAAATATCCGCCATTATATACCCCGCTTTTGTGCACCACCTCAAGGTCAGCGTCTTTTTCGACAACAAGTAAAATCGAGCAGTCTCGACTCTCATCTCCACATAGAACGCAAAGCTGATGTTTGGCATTCTGCATTTCAAAGTACCGAAAGCATACCGAGCACTGGGCAACCTCCTCGCGTGCTCTCTTTATATTTCGCACCAGATCATCTGCAAACGCCTGATCTGCTGAGAGCAGGAAATACACAAACCGCCGCGCTTGCCGCGCCCCTATACCGGGAAACCTGCTGAACTGCTGAGATAACCTATCGATCAAAGACATGGTAGTTAGAAGGCATCATCACCAGCGTCGCCTGGCGGAGGTTGGGTTCTTACTGACATACCACCTTCTTTCTCAAGGGATACAAAGGTTGCCCTCTTCTCATCGAAGAAAAGCTCGATTTTGCCAGTTGGTCCATTTCGGTGTTTTTCTATTAAAATCTCGGCTATGTTTGTTTTTTCAGTATCTTCTTTATACTTGTCAGCTCTGTGAATAAACATCACCACGTCCGAGTCTTGCTCCAATGAGCCTGAGTCACGTAGGTCAGAAAGCCTCGGTTTGTCACGACGTTGTTCGACTGCGCGAGAAAGCTGCGATAGCGCAAGTATTGGGACATCAAGCTCACGCGCGAGTCCCTTGAGCGAGCGCGAGATCTCCGTCACCTGCTGAACCATTGACTCGTATGGCCGCGAGGTATGGATAAGCTGTAGGTAGTCGATAACAAGGAGACCCAACCCATGCTCACGGACAAGGCGCCTCGCGACAGAGCGCATTTGAAGCACGGTGTTGCCCGGAGTGTCATCAATGAAGATGGGGGCGGCAGAGAGACGTCCAAGTGCTTCTTGGATCTTCACAAAATCGTCATCACTTGTAATTTTCCCCGTACGCAACTTCCACGCATCAACACGCGATTCTGCTGCAAGCATGCGGTCCACAAGTTGCTGTGAAGACATTTCAAGGGAGAAGATACCGACGGGGGTCCCGTGCCGACACGCGCTCTGTCGAGCAATATCAAGGGCGAGCGATGTCTTACCCATACTTGGCCGCGCCGCAAGGAGGATGAGATCCGACTTTTGAAGCCCCGCGAGTAGAGTGTCTAGTTCTCGATAACCAGTCGGGACTCCACGGAGCTTGTTTTCCGATTTGTGAAGTTTATCAAGTCGTTCCCATGCTTCGCTCAAGCTGTCTTTGAGCATGGTAAATTTCCGGGAACCAGAGAGTCCTGTTATACCAAAAATCTTTTTTTCTGCACGATCAAGTAATTCTTCGGGTTCAGTCGCCTCATCGTATCCGAGGTCACCTATGAAGTCCGAAGCGCCGATAAGTTCTCGCAGAATAAATTTGCGCTGAACAATATCTGCATAATGTTTGACGTTGGTTGCAGTGGGAACCACTTCAACGAGTTCTGCTAGATACGTGCGACCGCCCACATGCTCAAGTTGTTTTTTCTCTAAGAGACGAGAGGAGAGTGACAGCAGATCAACGGGTTCCCGCTTCGCATGGAGATCTAGCATCGCCTGAAAGACAATCCTATGTTTTGTCGAATAGAAGGAGTCGGGGGAGACAACGTCAATCACATCAAAGAGTGCCTCTGGACGAAGCATAATCGAACCCAAGAGCGCCCGCTCGCTTTCAATGTTTTGCGGAGGAACCCTAACGGATGGGTTTTTTGAGGAGGTAGTTTGTTCGGCCATTGTTAGATTCTAGCACAGTGTCGGAAAGACGACATATCGACAAATGCTAGATTTTTGTGGGAAAGGTGTGCATAACCGCTCCATGACTAGCATCATCTGCGGTATCCATCTACCTAGCAACAAGACGATACTAGCCTGTTAAGTTTCAGCAGGTTGATGGGTAAATTTTGCTTCCGCAAAACAGGAGCTTAGCCAACAAGAGGTGTTTTACCGGGCACTTGAGTATTCTCTTAATTTCCTGTTATCCACAGTTGTGTCGTCAAAACGATATAAGAAAAATATAGTTCTTGCTAGAATAAAAGCAATTGGTGCCTATGGGAGACGAGCTTCTTTTTGAGGGTAAAAAATATGTGTCGGCAAGACGACTTGCTGAGGGAAGCAAATATTCAAGCGATCACTTGAGTCGACTTGCTCGTGCTAAAAAAATTGACGGTAGGCTTATCGGCCGCAATTGGTTTATCAACCCAGATTCAATAGAAGTCTACCAGCAACAATTAAACGGGGATCATCTTTTCAAGGGCGGTGAAAAAAGTTTTGAAAATGAGCAAAGCCGGGAAGCCGACACTACTCAAACCAATAGCCCTAGCACAATAGAGCCTACTCCAAACCCGTCCGAGCATGTACAAGTGGACACTCTGCAAAATCCAGTTATTGGAGAGAACGCCGCAGTTACAATCCCAATTACAACTGGTGTTGAGTTACTATCAGAAATTCCTGAACCATTAAGGACGGAAAGCGCTATAGAACTGACACCGCCTAGCATTGAAACAGATTCATGGGACAATCTCCTCCTCGGGTCATTAAAAGAGGAAGAAAACAAAAAAGATGTCGTCACAACAGCATCACCACTACCGACGCCAGCTTCGGTAGAACAACCTCTTACAAAGCGGGTAGCTGATGTTGAAGTCTCGAAAGAAACCGAAACTCCATCAGCATTCGAAAAGTTTCGGGGAACGGGAATGCAGATACTGCGACATGCCAGCAACCTACCTGTTCAGGCCTGGCAGGCGAGCATGCCATTTATTGAGCTAG contains:
- a CDS encoding AAA family ATPase, which codes for MLLKKLELSGFKSFARKTEFEFATRTTAIVGPNGSGKSNIAESIRFVLGEQSMKSLRSKRGEDLIWNGTPGTPKLNRADVAITFDNTKRLLNVDYDEVEIRRTIYRDSASQYLINGSPVRLKDVFELLSGIHIGASSHHIISQGQADHILSASIKERRGMVEDALGLKVYQYKRLESERKLAKTRENIGQVEALRKEIAPHLKFLQKQMEKVEQAEKLREELKMLYREYLAREEMYLEHHNKRLQEKRGEPQQELHDLEKRIKNNEIKLQELTKGRGAHADLEVLDTTLRKLREEKDTHSRRIGRLEGMLSYAKKEQGGKKIGDTVSFNRNAVDAFIQKLESAVETALALNEVDGLKEALRSLRTSISHFWQKEVKGKEELQDYKTLEKELKTTEEAFKELSSEEAKIQEERARKARTLEEERGDERKFEHELFALRSRRSELLTRLELLRVDEEKLRGEAASLKETLREVGLWLGRDAISFDKTAYAFTPDEPRAKQEERKWKIERIKIKIEDIGGGDDIKKEYEEVASREEYLSRELLDLEKSADALAGLIEELSKKIDAEFKDGIQKINKEFQRLFVLMFGGGTAALKIVAPPPKKKKRLLDELESADVQSEEIPGDEVEEEEGVEITINLPSKKIRGLQALSGGERSLTSIALIFAITNVNPPPFLLLDETDAALDESNSRKFGNMIHELSEKTQFIIITHNRETMTRAGVLYGITSGSEGVSRVLSVKLEEAVGIAQ
- the recR gene encoding recombination protein RecR, with the translated sequence MSLIDRLSQQFSRFPGIGARQARRFVYFLLSADQAFADDLVRNIKRAREEVAQCSVCFRYFEMQNAKHQLCVLCGDESRDCSILLVVEKDADLEVVHKSGVYNGGYFVLNGRLPLSGEGKTLVRLPELRLRLEKEASRGLKEIVFALSANPEGDYTVLELKKALAPLVQKNNIFFSTLGRGLSTGTELEYSDEDTIKSALENRH
- the dnaB gene encoding replicative DNA helicase; its protein translation is MAEQTTSSKNPSVRVPPQNIESERALLGSIMLRPEALFDVIDVVSPDSFYSTKHRIVFQAMLDLHAKREPVDLLSLSSRLLEKKQLEHVGGRTYLAELVEVVPTATNVKHYADIVQRKFILRELIGASDFIGDLGYDEATEPEELLDRAEKKIFGITGLSGSRKFTMLKDSLSEAWERLDKLHKSENKLRGVPTGYRELDTLLAGLQKSDLILLAARPSMGKTSLALDIARQSACRHGTPVGIFSLEMSSQQLVDRMLAAESRVDAWKLRTGKITSDDDFVKIQEALGRLSAAPIFIDDTPGNTVLQMRSVARRLVREHGLGLLVIDYLQLIHTSRPYESMVQQVTEISRSLKGLARELDVPILALSQLSRAVEQRRDKPRLSDLRDSGSLEQDSDVVMFIHRADKYKEDTEKTNIAEILIEKHRNGPTGKIELFFDEKRATFVSLEKEGGMSVRTQPPPGDAGDDAF